Part of the Candidatus Protochlamydia phocaeensis genome is shown below.
GATTCGGGCAATTTTGCAAAAAGAAGTTCGGTTGTCTTTTTATCACGAGGCCCGACTTGCCTTGTAAGAACTTGCCGACTTTTCTTATAAGATAAGCCATAACCATTGATCATTTTTTCTTATTGCTGCATTCTAAGCAGCGAAAATTTTGCTTTTCATATCTTGTATAGCCATTCTCTTTCTTACCAGTTTAGCACTACCAAATTTCAGGTCATTAAATCAATGCCCGCTTAATTTGTTCGATTTCTTCTAGCAAACATTGAATAGGGGAAGGCAACTTTTTCTCTTTTATTTCCTTTTCTTCGTCTAAGTGAATTCCGATGGAAACTAGAAACTCTGCTATTTGTTCTTTCAATGGGTTAATATGGTGATTAATCTTCAAGTTCTCAATTAAAACATCTATTTCCACTTTGATTTTTTCAATTTCCAAACGCAATTGAGAGCGAATTTGTTCTAAATACGCATCCACGCCGGAAATGGTAAATTTGCCTTGGTGGTCTTTTTTCATAATAACAATTTGATCATTCAATTGCTGAATAAGGAAAAGACGAGAGCGAATATTCTCGATCCTGTCTTGAAAAAGAATTGTCAATTGAGGCGGAAAGGAAACGACGAGAAAGCGCAATTGTTTCAAGCTTATTAAATATTCCTTATTTAAGCGCGCCAAGGCGATTTGCATGGCTTGTGTAAAAATCACAAATTGCTTCCTACGGACATCCTCTTGCTCTTTAGCCATTTGTTGGATGCTTTTCTCAAAAATAGAATAAGCCTGATCTTCAATGGCTTTTAATCGCAAATCAATACTTAACGGATCCCCTAAATGTAAATGGGTAAAGCAATAATCATTCTTTAGGGATTTCAAGCTCTCCATTTTAGCTTTGATTGCTTTCAATTCCTCTGCGGCTAAAATAGGCTGTTGTAAAACTCTTTCCTGAAAAGATAAAATAATGTTATCAATTGCATCCAAATGGCCCTTTTGATTAAGGTGTGTCTGAATCCAAAAAATCAATTTATCCCAAAAAGAGGCTTGGCTGGCAGGAGCAGTGATACGATGAAAACGACCGCGGCTGTCTTGCATGAGCGTTTCATTATGTTGAAGTGGATGGCGTATGATATCCTCTATCTCAATCTCTGACCCAAAGACATTAAAGGGATTCCAGCGAGAGAGGGCTTCATTAAACATAATTATCCACCCTAGTTGGATCATCTAGCTAATTCTAATTTAAAGTATTTACCTAATTAAATAATAAATTTTTTGTTAAATTTTTATAAAGAAAACGTCTTTATGACAAATAAAATCGAGACCCGCATTTTCCTTGGTTATCTGCTTAATGGCGAAATAAAAATGCATCTTAATCAAAGTTCTCGATGGAAAGAAGGCAAATGGCAGAAAGAAAATGATTTGGTTGAAGCTTATTGCCAAGAAAAGCCTTATATAGGCTTTTTTATTGAAGAGGGGTTGACTTACAATCAATTAAGAAAAAAAGAGCAGGAGCTCAAAACACAGTTGCAACTTTATTGTCCTAAACTTAACTTAGATAGCCATACTCCCTATCTTTTTCCTCAAACGTTCATATCCTAAGAGACAATATGCACTTTATTCTAGGTTCTCAATCTCCCAGGCGACGAGAAATATTGAGTTATTTTAACTTGCCTTTTACCCAAGTTGCTTCTTCCTTTGACGAAGACGCCATTCCTTTTAAGAATAATCCTATGGAATATGTTCTTATTCTCTCGAGGGGAAAAGCCGAGCTTCTTCGCAAGCAATATCCCGATGCCCTTATTCTGACAGCCGATACCATTGTCTATAAAGATGAAAGAATTTTTGGGAAACCACGTGATGAGCAAGAGGCTTTTGAATATTTGAAAACGCTAGCGGGTCATTGGCATAGTGTTTTTACTGGCCTATCTTTATCTTATAAAGATCAGCTCTTTGAGCAAATTGAAGAAACAAAAGTTTTGTTTAATGAAATAACGGATCAACAAATCCGGCTTTATCAACAAACTTTGCATTGTGCGGATAAAGCGGGGGGCTATATGATTCAAGGGCCAGGCGGCTTGATTGCCAAGCGCATTGAGGGGTGTTATTACAATGTAATGGGACTTCCTCTAAATGCGTTGGAAAATCTTTTAAAAAAAGTCGGCATTGATCTTTGGAAACATTTAAAAGGCTGATCGCTAGTCATGCATATGAAGGGCTGTATTGAATTTATTTGCTCTCTTTTCCTCTTTATTTCTCCTATCTGGGCTCACGCTTCTTTTTCACCGGAAGAGGGACGCATTTTATTTCTTATTCAGCAAGGAGAGCATCAGCAAGCTTTAAATTTATATCAAGCTGCCGCTAAGCAAACGGGCAGGCACGATTTTGAGCTTCTGCATAAAATAGGCTTGGCTCTTTTAGATTATGGCGCTCGCCAGTCTGATCCAGAAATTCAATTGCTCGCTCTTTTTGGAGCAAGCGTCTCCGTTCATGAGGATGCCTATTACATTCTGGAAGAAGGCCTAAAGAGCCGTTACCCTCAAATTCAGGTTGTTGCCCTCAAAGCTTTGGCTCAACTCCAGCATGATCAAGCCGATCAGGCTCTTTTACGAGCGATGGGGTCTGATCAATTGCTTGTACGCTTTGAAGCTGCCCATCAACTGTGCTTAAAGAAGCATCCTCAAGCGGTCAATCAAACTGAATCGCTTATGTATAAGACCCCTAAAGCTGTGCTGCCTCTCTATCCCCCTTTATTAGCTGCAGCAGGCACTCCCCAAGCCATGCGCATCTTGCGTAAATTTCTTCTTCATTCTTCGGAAGATGTCCGCCTCGCCACGATTTTAAGTTTGGCCAAATATCAAAGGGATGATCTGCTGCCCCAAATTAGGCAGTTAGCGCTTCATTCTCATTTTAGCCAGCAAGAAGCTTGCGCCTATGCGCTTGGACTATTTAAGGATGAACAATCGCTTACCAAATTAAACAAGCTCGCTTCTTCGCAATATCCGACAGTCGCCTTAGCTGCCCGGCAAGCGCTTTATCGATTAGGGCAAGAAGAGGCATTGCAAGCCATTGAATCAGCGGCTCAAAAAGGAGACATTTTTGCCATTGCAGCCTTAGGGGAGATGCTTGATCATGCAAAAGCCTTGCTTCCTCTTCTGCAACACCCGGATATGCAGATTCGTTTCAATGCCATTATTGCCTTGCTTCATCAACGGCATCCTCAAGCTTTTGAGCATATAAAAGAAATCTTGATCCGCGATAAACGCGATCTAGCCTTCAGTCCTACCCATTCTCCTGGAAAAGTTTTTAAAGCCTGGAAAATCATTCCTTCCGCTAATCAAATCTTGCAAGACGATATAAGCGCTTACGAAGATCATCTGGAATTGAAAGAATCTATCCTGGAAATGATTAGAGAACAATCAGAAGCGGATTTCATTCGCATTGCCCATCAAATTTTTGCAGCCCAGCAAAATGATCTCGTCCCCTTAACTGCAGAGCTTTTAGAAGATATTGGCTCCTTAGAAGCAATTAATTGCTTAAAGACCTACCAGCAAAAGCTAGGCGCTCCTCTTGTCCGCCATTATTGCAATTTAACACTATACCGCCTGCAAGAGCCTGGCCCATATGATGACCAGTTGCGTCAGTGGGTCAAAAATCAAAGTCAAACGGAATTTATTCGGTTTCAGCCTTTTATCCCATGGAAATGGAATAGCCAAGGATATGTTTTAACTCCTGAAGAAACCTCTCAGCTTCTCATCAAGGCCTATGAGTCCTTAGCTACCAATCAAGATATCCCGGGAATTGAAGCCTTAATAGAAGCTATCGCTTCCGGGCATTCCAAAAACAAATATGCTTTGGCAGGACTTTTATTGCGCGCGACGCAATAAGAATAAGCGCTGGCTTAAATTTAGTAAGGGCAATCTAAAGGCTTTCATTTCTATTTTATTGAAAAACCGCCACCCTTTTTCATGCAATGGCTTGGCTAGTTTTCAATAAATCGAGCAAGCAAATACCTTTAAAACTTAATCCGGTTTATTCCATACCCAAAAGTAGAGAGGCATTAAAGTGTGTCCAACATGTCGTTATTCTCCTAGGGGACGGACAACTAGCCTAATCGGCTCAGATATATTGCCACCCCCATCGGCAGCGACAATAAAATACGTATATGTTCTTCCAGGCTTGCGATGGGGGTCTTCAAATTGCAGAGGCTCTCCGCTTGGCACTATCTTAACTAAGTGATTAAGGCTATTGCGATAGATGTAATAAGCGGCAGCACCGCTCCCTGCAGAGGCCTTCCATGTCAAGATATTGACAAAATCCGCGTGCTTTTTACATAGGCTAATCTCTTGAAAGCCCTTGACATGCCTAGGCGGTTTTACGCCTCCGCCCGATAATATTATAAGGGTGAAATTTTGCATGGCATTAGGAGCAATGCCGTTACTAGCTATAATAGTTAAAGAATAAATTCCTTGTGTTCCATTTACCGGAGTCCCAAAAAGCGTCGCTGTTCCATTCCCATTATCCACAAAGATCAGGCCTGCAGGCAACTTTCCTATGGCAACAATGGAGGGAGTCGGCGATCCGATCGCTGTCACGATAAAACTGGAAGGCTGCCCTACTGCAAAGTTAGCTGTATGGAGCGATGTGATAACCAGAGAGGGTGGTAAAGGCTCGACCGTCACAACGACTTGAATAGGAGTGCCTATGCATCCTTGTGAGGTAATAGGAGTGACCGTATAAGTGGCTGTTCCAGGCGTATTTCCTGTGGTAACTAATGTTTGATTGATCGTTGTTCCTATTCCATTAGCCGTTCCGAGCGTACCGATTTGATTCACTTCCCAGCTAAAAATTGTTCCAGGTAGAT
Proteins encoded:
- a CDS encoding HEAT repeat domain-containing protein — its product is MHMKGCIEFICSLFLFISPIWAHASFSPEEGRILFLIQQGEHQQALNLYQAAAKQTGRHDFELLHKIGLALLDYGARQSDPEIQLLALFGASVSVHEDAYYILEEGLKSRYPQIQVVALKALAQLQHDQADQALLRAMGSDQLLVRFEAAHQLCLKKHPQAVNQTESLMYKTPKAVLPLYPPLLAAAGTPQAMRILRKFLLHSSEDVRLATILSLAKYQRDDLLPQIRQLALHSHFSQQEACAYALGLFKDEQSLTKLNKLASSQYPTVALAARQALYRLGQEEALQAIESAAQKGDIFAIAALGEMLDHAKALLPLLQHPDMQIRFNAIIALLHQRHPQAFEHIKEILIRDKRDLAFSPTHSPGKVFKAWKIIPSANQILQDDISAYEDHLELKESILEMIREQSEADFIRIAHQIFAAQQNDLVPLTAELLEDIGSLEAINCLKTYQQKLGAPLVRHYCNLTLYRLQEPGPYDDQLRQWVKNQSQTEFIRFQPFIPWKWNSQGYVLTPEETSQLLIKAYESLATNQDIPGIEALIEAIASGHSKNKYALAGLLLRATQ
- a CDS encoding Maf family protein, coding for MHFILGSQSPRRREILSYFNLPFTQVASSFDEDAIPFKNNPMEYVLILSRGKAELLRKQYPDALILTADTIVYKDERIFGKPRDEQEAFEYLKTLAGHWHSVFTGLSLSYKDQLFEQIEETKVLFNEITDQQIRLYQQTLHCADKAGGYMIQGPGGLIAKRIEGCYYNVMGLPLNALENLLKKVGIDLWKHLKG
- a CDS encoding PKD-like domain-containing protein; amino-acid sequence: MILFFLCWNCLQAACDLTFIATAAGGSHSLALRNDGTVWAWGRNFNGQLGDGTTLDSSLPVQVGGGTPLTGVIAIAGGGSHSLALKNDGTVWAWGNNGNGELGDGTSIDSPIPVQVGGGGPFTNAIDIAAGNFHSLALRSDGSVWAWGDNGGGALGNGTFIDSSIPVETIFTPVAIATPANQTIVSGGTTSIALSTNLPGTIFSWEVNQIGTLGTANGIGTTINQTLVTTGNTPGTATYTVTPITSQGCIGTPIQVVVTVEPLPPSLVITSLHTANFAVGQPSSFIVTAIGSPTPSIVAIGKLPAGLIFVDNGNGTATLFGTPVNGTQGIYSLTIIASNGIAPNAMQNFTLIILSGGGVKPPRHVKGFQEISLCKKHADFVNILTWKASAGSGAAAYYIYRNSLNHLVKIVPSGEPLQFEDPHRKPGRTYTYFIVAADGGGNISEPIRLVVRPLGE